DNA sequence from the Elusimicrobiota bacterium genome:
CGCTGCGGAATGCGATCCCGGGTTAGTGCATGACAAATGGTTATTGCATAAGTACTCTGTGGAAATTAATAAAGGCATACAAGCAGTACTCAAATGTGTTCCTTTTACTGAAACAGTTTTAGCGGTAAAAGATAATAGTGACCTTAACTTCCCTGCAGGGGTAAGAATTACGAAGTTGCCGGAGTACTTCCCTGTTGGCGCAGAAAAAAATGTTATCCGCTGCGTCTTTAATACACAACTTAATACTACCGACATTCCTGCGGAGAAAGGGTTTTTGGTTTTGAACTTGCAAACAGTATTCGCGGTTTATGAGGCCGTATACCTCAACAAAACAGCGGGGACTAAGTTTATAACAATCCTTAACCTTAAAACACAGGAAAGTTATGCAGCTAAGGTAACCCTCGGGGAGAAAATCAGGAATATTGTAAACAACCTTTATCCTGGGACAGTAATTTCTTTCACCGGCGGCGGTGCAATGCAGGCACGGCTTGTTGAGGATGGGGATGTTATAGAAAAAACAACGAATTTTATCTCTATCGCATCAATGCCGAGGTATAAAGAATCGCCGTTGTGTTCCCGGTGCAATTCTTGTACACAACACTGTCCCGCAGGGTTGGAAGTACGCAGGATCGCGGAACTTGTTGATAACGGTAAACCTGTATTAACCGCTAAATATAACCCGGAAAACTGTATCTCCTGCGGGATCTGTAGTTACATTTGCCCTGCGGGGAGAAACCTTGAGTTACGCATAAAAAAAGTGTTATCTTAACCCGCGGGTATAATTAAACTCGCTCCCGCCGCTGCCGCTTACCCGCGCGTTTCTTTTGTATACATCAAGTAACTGATGCAAGTATTCTTTAGAAGGAACGGTGTATGAAAGGTCTATTCCATAGTTACTAATACCCAATAACTTAAAACTATCACGTAAATGAAACAGCGATACCGGCACCTGCGGAAGAAGTATTACTGTATCTCCCTCGGTTACAGTACGGAACTTGTCACGGTTAAGTTTATCAGTTACCTTTATGTTTTCAATACCGCCATACTTCATACGTGTCCGCGCAATCACCGGGTATCCGTAAAGATAAACAACTAAATTTCCAGGGGTAACATATTTAGTTAATGCTTGAATATTAGCGTACTCATCCTCCCAGGAAGTTGTATACGCGCTGATACCGGCTGAGTTTAACCACTGCGCAGTGACAGGATTCAGGCAGTACATAAACGGACCGGAAGTCAGGTTTAATTCCGTTATACCCTTAAAAAACCCTAGATGCCCGGGATTGTTTACCACCCATGAACGCATACCCGCGGAGATTAAATCGTGAACAATTATTTGGTACTCACGTATACTGCGCTCGGGTATGTAGGGGGGAAGTTCAAATACAATTTTTTGTATAAACTGCTCGTTTAAGCTTAATACATAATTTTTTAGGGTGTACATATTCTCCTGAGTAAGACTAAGGTTCAGGCGTTCACACACAATATTTTCTGCAATGATAATATCACACCACTCCGGGGAGGATACTTTTAACCATAACCGCAACGTTTTCCCGCCGGGATAAACAACCGCGCTTCTTTGTTTCTGGTAAGTAGCTACGATTTTCCCGACAATCCTCCGTGCGGCAAGTGTCTTCATATTTCTGTCGTCATCCGTTACATTACACGCCGCTGCGTATGTTTTATGCATAACTTTCAGCTGGTGTTCAATACCTTTAGCGTCCCACCCGGCATCACCGACTTTGTAGATCCTCGCTCCCACAGGGTATCTGGTGTTATCAGATAATACTATCTCATATGTCCCGCCTGGCTCAGGGGTTAGTGTTTTTGGTTTGATATTACTGGTAACATCCTCACCCGGGATATTTATGCGTAACCTATCGTTTTTAACAATACTATTCCCGGCAACAGCGGTTATCTTTACTGTCCCCGTACCGGATGCCGTTACGGTACCCACAAACTTGCCTAAGGTCGAAGGGGTTAACGGATCAATCACCGGCACGGCAGGTGTTACAAAATTATATACTGTTTTCTCCCGGGACCAATCCTCTGATAGTAATTTCAACGCCTCAGCTATAATGGTACTGTCAGAAGCATCCCCCGCATCGATTATCATACGGTAGGCTTTTACTACGCGGTAAACGTACTCACTGCTGCGCATACGCCCTTCGATCTTCAATGCCTTAACCCCTGCGTCTTTTAATGCCAAGACGTGTTCCGCTAACTGTAAATCATGCGGTGAGAAATAGTATCCTTCTTCACGGGAGGATGGGTTTAACCATCTTCTGCGGCAGGGTTGCGTACACCGCCCGCGGTTGCCGCTATGCCCGCCGATAATACTTGAAAACATGCATTGTCCTGACATACTAAAACATAACGCGCCATGGCAGAAGATTTCAAGTTCAATCCCCGGTGTCCTTAATCGTTTGAGGTCAGTTAATGCGAGTTCACGGGCAAGGATTACGCGTTTAAATCCTTGTCCCGCGAGGAATTCAACCCCGTACTTATTATGTACCGCCATCTGCGTACTTGCATGTAATGGTATTCCCGGGAAATAGTCCTTCACAATTTTTATTAACCCGTAATCCTGGATGATAAGGCCGTCAGGGCGGTACTCCGCAAGGATAGCAAGGGTTTTTAGTGCAGCAGGGAGTTCCAGTGTTTTGATTAACGTATTAAACGCGAGGTATACTTTACGGTTAAGGCTATGCGCATGGTGGATCATCACAGCAACGTCATCCGCTGAAAACCTCTGAGCGTACTGCCGTGCGTTAAACTTACCAACGCCAATGTATACGGCATCCGCACCGGCGTTTAATGCCGCAATAAACGCTTCCTTACTCCCTGCCGGAGCAAGGAGTTCCAGTACTGCCTGATTATTGACTTTTGTATTCATTTTGAAGTATAGTGTATTACCATTCACTATTATGGCGGGGTAGCTCAGTTGGTCAGAGCAGCAGAATCATAATCTGCATGTCGTGGGTTCGACTCCCTCCCCCGCTATTTTTGTATTTTTTCCCCTAACTTATAGGCAGTTTCGGGCCGCCCATATTTTTTGTAATTTCAAATGTCACGACTTTCTCTACCTGATTCTTAGTTTTTTTTAGTGCCTGTGTAATTGCAGCCTCTAGCTTACCAGCGTCTTTCAGGAGGTCGATATTTTCTATTTTTACGGATAATACATCCAGCTTGCCGTTCATCTCGACCCGCACACCAGAGTCGCTTACGGTGACAATTTTAGAACCAAGCTCTTTCTGCGCTTTCTCTAACTGCGACTTCATTGCCGCAATGTCTTTCATTTGTTTCATAAAATCCATAATATGTATCCTTTCCTATTTACGCCGTACCTTTGGGCTTATCCTTAGTGTACCGCTTCATAATCTCGCGTTCTTCTTTTGTTAAACTACCCGCGCCATGACGTATTATCTTATCAAGTATTGCGTTAATTTGTTGTTCCGAACTTTTATTACTTCTAAACGGATACGCGACCTTCCTGCGGGGTATCACGCGGTCAAGGGTGGTAACCACAGAATAGTATGCACGGGTAATAATAGTTTTTATGGTATTCCATACCGGCACATCGAATACGCGTCCCTCAAACGGGCGGGCATAAACACGGTACCCCGGCCATTGCCCTGTGGATAGTTTGAGGTAGAGGTAACCGGTTAATAAACCGCCGAGGTGCGCGTAATACGCGATACCGTCAGTATTAGGTTTGATACTCGAAAAAAAAGTTAGTGCCCCGATGATCCACACAAAATATTTTGCTTTCACCGGGAAAAAGAAGTAGAAGTATATTAAATTATCCGGGAATAAAAACGCGTATGCCGCGAGGAGGCCGTACACCGCGCCGGATGCGCCGATACTGGGTATCACGGATAATGGCGATGTTATTATGGTAAGCACACCGGCACCAGTTGCGCATAAAAGGTAGTACCCCAGAAATTTGCGGGTGCCCCAATACTGTTCAACTGCTGTGCCGAACATCCATAACGTAAAAAGGTTTATGAGTATATGAAAAATATTTGCGTGTAAAAACGCGTAGGATAATACCTGCCAAACCCATAGTTTGGTTATCACTAACCGCGGGATCAAGCCAAAAAGGGTTATTACAGTATCACCGGCTAATTGTTGAACAACAAATACTGCTATGTTTGCTATGGTTAACCCAAGCACCGCACCGGTTAAACGCGGGAAGTGAATTGATGAGGTGTTGTAGTGTCTCATTCAGCGTTATCACCGTGCACTGGCATCCTCAACCTCTTTTTTTCGCCGTGCCGGCGTTTGGATTCAATAATCCTTTTTTTTACTGCCCCTGGTTTCCGCGTTTTTTTGCGGATACGCGGTACATGCTTAGCTGCGGCAATACGGGAGTTCAAACGTTCCAGTGCTACTACGCGGTTATCCGCTTGTTTCCGTGATTCCGTTGCGATCGCTGTTATCCCCGTTGCAGTATCGACTACCCTTACGGCTGTACGTTTTTTGTTTTTCCGCTGCCCTCCGGGCCCTGAACTTTTGTAGAATTCTACTTTAATTTTATCAGCCATACCTTTATTTCTCTTCTGACTTTTCCTTTTCCCCGTCACCGCTGCGGTACTTTTTTGCGATTTCAATATATTCGTCCAGTTTTTTGTCTACATGCCAGTTGACACTACTTTTTTCGTACCCGCCAGAAGGTAATGCCTTACCTGCGGGAAGGGTTGTGAGTATCGCAATACCTTCATCTATTGTGTTTATTGGATAAATATGAAACTTCCCTTTTGTTACGGATTCAACGATGTCATGGCGTAGCATTAAATGTTTTATATTTGCTTCCGGGATGATAACGCCTTGTGTACCGGTAAGGCCACGGGCGGAACATACATCAAAAAATCCTTCAATCTTCTGGTTCACCCCGCCAATTGCCTGGACTTCACCGTTTTGGTTGACCGAACCCGTAACCGCGATCTCCTGGCGTAACGGGAGTTCGCTTATTGCTGAAAGTAATGCGTATATTTCAGTAGATGACGCGCTATCACCATCAACACCGGAGTATGATTGTTCAAAACATAAGGTTGCATTAATCGCCATAGGTTTTGTTTTTGCATATTTTGCACGCAGGTATCCTGTAAGTATTAGCACGCCTTTATCGTGTATACGCCCGCTGAGGTCGGCTTCACGTTCAATATTCACCACCCCGCCTGTACCAAGGAAAACCCGGGCGGTTATACGTGCAGGCTTGCCGAACATATACTCGCCCATATCGTATACTGCCAAACCGTTAACCTGGCCAACCTTATACCCTGAGGTGTCGATCATTAAAGTGTTTTCAATAATCATTTCTTGCACTTTTTCTTCCGGCAGGCGGTTACGTTCATTGCGTTCCGTTACAGCTTTACGTACATGTGCGGGAGTAACTTTAGTTGTACCATCCTTTTTTGCCCAGTAGTTAGATTCCCTGAGGAGGTCCGCAATGTCGTTGAACCGTGTAGATATTTTTGTATTCTTACCCGCAAGCCTAACCCCGTGCTCAATAACTTCAGAGACTGCGTCATTATCAAACCCCAACATCTTCTCATGTTTCCTGAACTGGTCAATAAACCGCTGGTACCGCAGAAGGTTATGCGAGTCAATGTTCATCTCGGAATCAAATTCTGCGCGGACCTTGAATATCTTGTGGAAGTCCGGGTCATAGTTGTTGAGTAGATTATATATCTCAGAATCACCAACCAGAACAATTTTTACGTCTACTTCTATTGGTTCAGGTTTTAACCCTGAGACTGATACTACGTACAACGGATCATGGCTATGGACTTCAAGCTTACAGTTACGAAGTACACGTTTTAACGCAGGCCATACCCCCGGTTCCGTAAGCATATCCCATGCGTCAACTACCAAAAACCCGCCCTCAGCTTTCAGGATAGCGCCTGATTTTATCTTAGTAAAATCTGTCCTCCAATGCCCGAGAACGTCAAGTACGCGTTCAATCGCGCCAAAGAGGTTGCGGTAGGTCGGTGAATTCTCAAATATTACCGGTGCATGGGTTTGCCCGGAATTGTCTACTACCAGATTCACGCGGTATTCCAATACAGGATCTGCCTGTGACATTAAAAGGTTGGGGAGTGAGAGCTCCTGTTTTTCCTTATCCTGTTTTTCTGTAGCATGCGTACGGAATTTTGGTAGTTCGTCCAAAATATCTTTCTTAACCTTATCAAGGTACTTATGGAGTTTAGGTTCAGGGAAACGTTCTTTCAACATTCTGATGCGGAGTTCTACTTCCGGTAATATTATCCTGTGATCCATATCTTTAAGTTCCGCGCGAAGCGTAGTTTCCATTGCATGCGATTTCTTTATGAGGTCCTCAAGTTTATTGGTAAGGTCAGCGTATTCTGTCTCGTACTTCTCAAATTCTTCTTTCGTAATTTTTTTTTCGTCAATAAGTTTAGATAGTTGTTCAAATGATACGGGTTTATTGTTATGCACAGGTACAAGGTCAGGACGCGTGAACGGGCCCATCTGTACCTGTACAAGCGCGAACTTGCGTTCTGCCGCGTGTTTCTCAAAACTTTTTATTATCTCTTTTTCTTTTGCTTTGTATTGGTCAAGGATTTTTTTTCGTTCATTCTGGTAATTATCCGAATCCAGGAGTTCAGGTATATTTTTTTGCAGGTACTTAATAAACTCATCCATTGCTTCCCGGAACTCTTTACCTTTCCCGGCGGTGAGGCTTATCAATAACGGCGCGTCAGGGTTGTCAAAGTTATTAACAAATATTTTGTCAGTCGGGATGGTTTTGTAACGCTCACTTTCTTCAATCAACCGTTTAACCGTTGTTTTTCTTCCGGTACCCGTTATGCCTGTGACAAAGATGTTATACCCCGCACTATTGAGGTCCATCCCCAGGCGTAAAGCTTTCACTGCGCGGTCCTGCCCGATGATTTCTTCGTGAACATCCTTATTGTTTATTGCGGCTTTGCATTCCATAATACTTTTTTTGCAGTGCCAGCGTAACTGGTCCGGTTTAAGTTCTACCGGTTTCTTGAGTTTTGACATTCAACCAACCTCTCTCTCAACAATTAAGTAATTCGTTTTTCTTGTACTTACACAGCTATTTTACTCTAAAAACCAGGTTTTCACTACTACAAAATGTTGGAGGATATACTTTTTCATAGGAGATAGTAGTAAAATATTGTAAAATATAGCTTCATAAAAATGTATTGTCTTGAGGAAACATGAACACAAAGAATTTTATTACTAACAGCAATACCGATAATTTAGGCAAACGCTTGATTGAGTTAATTCAAAAAAGTGATGAACTAAAATTTTTGGTTGGATTTTTCTATTTCTCCGGGATCCGGGAGTTATACCAAGGGTTAAAAGATAATCAAAACGTAAAAATCAAAGTTCTCGTAGGCCTTAATGTAGACAAGCAAAATTATGGGCTAATAGAATATGGCGACCCGGAAAAACAACTTTCTGATGAAGAACGCTGTTATAACTATTTTGAATCCATAAAAAAATCTATTAACACTGAGAATTTTGATAAAAAAGAGTTTTATGAACAGGTAAAATATTTTATTAAACTTATTCGTGAAGATAAACTTATCATCAGAAAAACATATAATCCCAACCACGCTAAGGTTTATATTTTCAAGCTTCAAGAAGGCCAGGTTGGCAGAAAAAACTTATTTATTACCGGAAGCAGTAATTTGACTAAACCCGGGTTGACAACCCAGGAAGAATTTAATGTAGAGATCAGCGATTATGGGTTTGAAGATACTGAAAACTACTTTGATTCGCTTTGGGAAGAAGCAATTAAAATTACAGAAAGCGCTGTTACAAAAAAGAAGTTGTTAGAGGTCATAGAAAAAGAAACTCTTGTAAAAGAAATATCTCCTTTTGAAGCGTTTGTACTGGTACTTCAGGCTTACCTCGATTCTTTTGAGCAAAAAGAAATTAGGGAATCCCTTATTAAAACGTTAGAGGATAATGGATACACTCCGTACCATTATCAATTAGACGCTGTTAAGCAAGCCCTGGCGATTATAGAAAAGAATAATGGCGTGATTATCGCCGATGTTGTGGGGTTAGGAAAAACAATTATTGCCTGCGCAGTTGCTAAGGAACTAAATAAACGGGGTGTTGTAATTTGCCCGCCGGGGTTGGTCGGTGATAATAACAAAAATTCTGGCTGGAATAAATATACAGAAGAGTTTGGTATGAAAGATTGGGAAGTGCGCTCGCTGGGAGATTTAGAAAATATTGCTGAATTCGTTCAAAAGACAAAAGATATTGAAATCGTTATTATTGACGAAGCGCATAGGTTTAGGAATCAAGACACGAAGGATTATGAATACCTAAAAAACATTTGCCGCAATAAAATCGTGGTCTTACTGACAGCTACCCCGTTCAACAATAGGCCGGGCGACATTCTTTCTTTACTCAAGCTTTTTATCACGCCAAAAAAGTCTGCAATTACTTTGGAAAACAACCTGGTAGTGCGGTTTCAGGCATTTAAAGGTATCTTTGACCGGCTGGGCTACATAAAAAAGTATTGGAATTCTAAAGAAGAAGCTAAAAGAAAAAAAGCCGTAGCGTATTATGAAGGGTTTTTCGAAGAGAAAACAATAAATCTTGATAAGGTTAACCAAAAAGCAAAATATTTGGCGAAACAAATAAAAGATGTGATTGAGCCGGTAACAATACGGCGTAACCGCTTGGACTTGCAGAATAATCCGTATTACAAGGACGAGGTAAAGAACCTGTCAAAAGTCGCTGACCCAAAAGAATGGTTTTTTGAGTTGACCAAAGCGCAATCTGGCTTTTACGACAAAATCATTAGCGCATATTTTGGCGATCCGGAGGAAGGCGGACAGTTTAAAGGCGCAATCTATCGGCCGTTTGAGTATGAAGTAGCGAAAGAAAAAGTTAAGAATGAGAAGCTGTCAGAAAAAGAAAATTTTCAATTAGTGCAACAGCGCAACTTATATGACTTTATGCGCCGTTTAATGGTCAAACGTTTTGAAAGCTCGTTTGGTTCCTTCATGCAAAGTATTAAAAACTTTAAGAAAATTACTGAAACCGCGCGGGAGTTTATCAATAAAACCGGGAAATATATCCTGGACCGGGATTTGATGGAAGATATTTACAATAAAACACCCGAAGAGATTGAAAAACACCTTAATGAATATTCGGAAAAGATTAAAAACGGTGAGTATCCAAAAAACCACAAAATATATACGCTAAACACTTTTAAATACAAGAACGAGTTCACCGCGCATATTGAAGCGGACCTACAGCTTTTTGACAAAATCCTGAAAGAATTAGAAGAATTAGATCTTGTTAAAAATGACCCTAAAACAGATTGTTTGCTTAATAACTTAGAGGCAGTTTTAAAGGAAAAACCTAATAAAGGATGCCCCAAAAGAAAAATAGTTGTTTTTTCTGAATATCTCGACACTGTTAAATACCTGGAGCCAATCCTAAAAGAACATTTTGGTGAGCGCTTACTCGTTATAGCCGGCGATTTGTCTACGAAAAAAATACTTTCTATCAACAAAAACTTTGACGCGTCTTACAAAAGCCAGGAAAATGAGTTTGATGTCCTCTTATCCACCGACAAAATATCTGAAGGGTTTAACCTCAATCGCGCAGGAATGGTGGTCAATTATGATATCCCGTGGAATCCGGTACGGGTTATCCAGCGCGTGGGCCGTATCAACCGTATCAGCAAGAAGGTTTTTGACGAGCTTTATATCGTAAACTTCTTCCCCACCGAAAAAGGCGCGGAGTTGGTTAAATCCCGGGAAATTGCGTCAAACAAAATGTTTCTCATACACAATACTTTAGGCGAAGATGCCAAGATTTTTGATATCGACGAAGAGCCTACGCCCGCCGGGCTGTATGAAAAGGTTCAGCAAAACCCGGATAAGCTGGAAGTAGAAAGTTTTTACACCCAGGCATTGGCTATTTATGTAAAGATTAAAAAAGAGAGCCCGGAACTTATTGAGGCGCTAAAAAAATATCCGCCCCGGATTAAAACCGCAAAAAAGTATGGCGAAAACGAACTCCTGGTTTTCCTTAAAAAAGGCCGGTTGTATGCCTATAGCGTTAGATACGGCGCAGACGGGAAAGATCAAACCGCTTCAACCACATTTGAAGATGTGTTTGCCAACATTATTTGTGGTAAA
Encoded proteins:
- a CDS encoding peptidase U32 family protein, translated to MNTKVNNQAVLELLAPAGSKEAFIAALNAGADAVYIGVGKFNARQYAQRFSADDVAVMIHHAHSLNRKVYLAFNTLIKTLELPAALKTLAILAEYRPDGLIIQDYGLIKIVKDYFPGIPLHASTQMAVHNKYGVEFLAGQGFKRVILARELALTDLKRLRTPGIELEIFCHGALCFSMSGQCMFSSIIGGHSGNRGRCTQPCRRRWLNPSSREEGYYFSPHDLQLAEHVLALKDAGVKALKIEGRMRSSEYVYRVVKAYRMIIDAGDASDSTIIAEALKLLSEDWSREKTVYNFVTPAVPVIDPLTPSTLGKFVGTVTASGTGTVKITAVAGNSIVKNDRLRINIPGEDVTSNIKPKTLTPEPGGTYEIVLSDNTRYPVGARIYKVGDAGWDAKGIEHQLKVMHKTYAAACNVTDDDRNMKTLAARRIVGKIVATYQKQRSAVVYPGGKTLRLWLKVSSPEWCDIIIAENIVCERLNLSLTQENMYTLKNYVLSLNEQFIQKIVFELPPYIPERSIREYQIIVHDLISAGMRSWVVNNPGHLGFFKGITELNLTSGPFMYCLNPVTAQWLNSAGISAYTTSWEDEYANIQALTKYVTPGNLVVYLYGYPVIARTRMKYGGIENIKVTDKLNRDKFRTVTEGDTVILLPQVPVSLFHLRDSFKLLGISNYGIDLSYTVPSKEYLHQLLDVYKRNARVSGSGGSEFNYTRGLR
- a CDS encoding YbaB/EbfC family nucleoid-associated protein, encoding MDFMKQMKDIAAMKSQLEKAQKELGSKIVTVSDSGVRVEMNGKLDVLSVKIENIDLLKDAGKLEAAITQALKKTKNQVEKVVTFEITKNMGGPKLPIS
- a CDS encoding rhomboid family intramembrane serine protease, whose protein sequence is MRHYNTSSIHFPRLTGAVLGLTIANIAVFVVQQLAGDTVITLFGLIPRLVITKLWVWQVLSYAFLHANIFHILINLFTLWMFGTAVEQYWGTRKFLGYYLLCATGAGVLTIITSPLSVIPSIGASGAVYGLLAAYAFLFPDNLIYFYFFFPVKAKYFVWIIGALTFFSSIKPNTDGIAYYAHLGGLLTGYLYLKLSTGQWPGYRVYARPFEGRVFDVPVWNTIKTIITRAYYSVVTTLDRVIPRRKVAYPFRSNKSSEQQINAILDKIIRHGAGSLTKEEREIMKRYTKDKPKGTA
- a CDS encoding peptide chain release factor-like protein — encoded protein: MADKIKVEFYKSSGPGGQRKNKKRTAVRVVDTATGITAIATESRKQADNRVVALERLNSRIAAAKHVPRIRKKTRKPGAVKKRIIESKRRHGEKKRLRMPVHGDNAE
- a CDS encoding ATP-binding protein, which encodes MSKLKKPVELKPDQLRWHCKKSIMECKAAINNKDVHEEIIGQDRAVKALRLGMDLNSAGYNIFVTGITGTGRKTTVKRLIEESERYKTIPTDKIFVNNFDNPDAPLLISLTAGKGKEFREAMDEFIKYLQKNIPELLDSDNYQNERKKILDQYKAKEKEIIKSFEKHAAERKFALVQVQMGPFTRPDLVPVHNNKPVSFEQLSKLIDEKKITKEEFEKYETEYADLTNKLEDLIKKSHAMETTLRAELKDMDHRIILPEVELRIRMLKERFPEPKLHKYLDKVKKDILDELPKFRTHATEKQDKEKQELSLPNLLMSQADPVLEYRVNLVVDNSGQTHAPVIFENSPTYRNLFGAIERVLDVLGHWRTDFTKIKSGAILKAEGGFLVVDAWDMLTEPGVWPALKRVLRNCKLEVHSHDPLYVVSVSGLKPEPIEVDVKIVLVGDSEIYNLLNNYDPDFHKIFKVRAEFDSEMNIDSHNLLRYQRFIDQFRKHEKMLGFDNDAVSEVIEHGVRLAGKNTKISTRFNDIADLLRESNYWAKKDGTTKVTPAHVRKAVTERNERNRLPEEKVQEMIIENTLMIDTSGYKVGQVNGLAVYDMGEYMFGKPARITARVFLGTGGVVNIEREADLSGRIHDKGVLILTGYLRAKYAKTKPMAINATLCFEQSYSGVDGDSASSTEIYALLSAISELPLRQEIAVTGSVNQNGEVQAIGGVNQKIEGFFDVCSARGLTGTQGVIIPEANIKHLMLRHDIVESVTKGKFHIYPINTIDEGIAILTTLPAGKALPSGGYEKSSVNWHVDKKLDEYIEIAKKYRSGDGEKEKSEEK
- a CDS encoding helicase-related protein, which produces MNTKNFITNSNTDNLGKRLIELIQKSDELKFLVGFFYFSGIRELYQGLKDNQNVKIKVLVGLNVDKQNYGLIEYGDPEKQLSDEERCYNYFESIKKSINTENFDKKEFYEQVKYFIKLIREDKLIIRKTYNPNHAKVYIFKLQEGQVGRKNLFITGSSNLTKPGLTTQEEFNVEISDYGFEDTENYFDSLWEEAIKITESAVTKKKLLEVIEKETLVKEISPFEAFVLVLQAYLDSFEQKEIRESLIKTLEDNGYTPYHYQLDAVKQALAIIEKNNGVIIADVVGLGKTIIACAVAKELNKRGVVICPPGLVGDNNKNSGWNKYTEEFGMKDWEVRSLGDLENIAEFVQKTKDIEIVIIDEAHRFRNQDTKDYEYLKNICRNKIVVLLTATPFNNRPGDILSLLKLFITPKKSAITLENNLVVRFQAFKGIFDRLGYIKKYWNSKEEAKRKKAVAYYEGFFEEKTINLDKVNQKAKYLAKQIKDVIEPVTIRRNRLDLQNNPYYKDEVKNLSKVADPKEWFFELTKAQSGFYDKIISAYFGDPEEGGQFKGAIYRPFEYEVAKEKVKNEKLSEKENFQLVQQRNLYDFMRRLMVKRFESSFGSFMQSIKNFKKITETAREFINKTGKYILDRDLMEDIYNKTPEEIEKHLNEYSEKIKNGEYPKNHKIYTLNTFKYKNEFTAHIEADLQLFDKILKELEELDLVKNDPKTDCLLNNLEAVLKEKPNKGCPKRKIVVFSEYLDTVKYLEPILKEHFGERLLVIAGDLSTKKILSINKNFDASYKSQENEFDVLLSTDKISEGFNLNRAGMVVNYDIPWNPVRVIQRVGRINRISKKVFDELYIVNFFPTEKGAELVKSREIASNKMFLIHNTLGEDAKIFDIDEEPTPAGLYEKVQQNPDKLEVESFYTQALAIYVKIKKESPELIEALKKYPPRIKTAKKYGENELLVFLKKGRLYAYSVRYGADGKDQTASTTFEDVFANIICGKEEKPLIFSGRAWEAYENVKNFKEYRGSPVSEQSLEQKAVINLKSLIHTVQREEIMPYKNFLRTLLEDIIDYGTLSDYTLRRISNLESSDDKGIKETVKEIGAIMKELGGESYLQKEKGRQKELSKEIIIAVENRKNIY